One genomic segment of Mauremys mutica isolate MM-2020 ecotype Southern chromosome 10, ASM2049712v1, whole genome shotgun sequence includes these proteins:
- the C10H2orf76 gene encoding UPF0538 protein C2orf76 homolog isoform X2, translating into MSSENSTITVRLVRSFEHRNFRPVVYHGVNLDQTVKQFMTFVKNDVSLRTGLPPPFKKYKYDTMKIIHQAHGSKTNELVVSLEDDDKLILKEDSTLKAAGVANETELAFFCEEDYRNYKANPVSAW; encoded by the exons ATGTCATCAGAAAACTCAACCATTACTGTTCGCCTGGTTCGCTCCTTTGAGCACCGTAATTTCAGACCTGTGGTGTATCATGGAGTTAATTTGGACCAGACTGTAAAGCAATTCATGACATTTGTAAAGAATG atgTGTCTTTAAGAACAGGACTTCCACCTccctttaaaaaatacaaatatg ATACGATGAAGATTATTCACCAAGCACATGGATCTAAG ACCAATGAACTTGTAGTGAGTTTGGAGGATGATGACAAACTCATATTAAAAGAAGACAGCACTTTGAAAGCAGCTGGAGTAG CAAATGAAACTGAATTAGCGTTCTTCTGTGAAGAAGATTACAGAAACTACAAAGCTAATCCTGTTTCGGCTTGGTGA
- the C10H2orf76 gene encoding UPF0538 protein C2orf76 homolog isoform X1, with the protein MAAGAPGDRRSRLGSGRPRGRAPGCLQLIHMSSENSTITVRLVRSFEHRNFRPVVYHGVNLDQTVKQFMTFVKNDVSLRTGLPPPFKKYKYDTMKIIHQAHGSKTNELVVSLEDDDKLILKEDSTLKAAGVANETELAFFCEEDYRNYKANPVSAW; encoded by the exons ATGGCGGCGGGAGCCCCGGGCGACAGGAGAAGCCGCCTGGGTTCAGGCCGGCCCCGCGGTCGCGCCCCAG GGTGTTTGCAGTTAATTCACATGTCATCAGAAAACTCAACCATTACTGTTCGCCTGGTTCGCTCCTTTGAGCACCGTAATTTCAGACCTGTGGTGTATCATGGAGTTAATTTGGACCAGACTGTAAAGCAATTCATGACATTTGTAAAGAATG atgTGTCTTTAAGAACAGGACTTCCACCTccctttaaaaaatacaaatatg ATACGATGAAGATTATTCACCAAGCACATGGATCTAAG ACCAATGAACTTGTAGTGAGTTTGGAGGATGATGACAAACTCATATTAAAAGAAGACAGCACTTTGAAAGCAGCTGGAGTAG CAAATGAAACTGAATTAGCGTTCTTCTGTGAAGAAGATTACAGAAACTACAAAGCTAATCCTGTTTCGGCTTGGTGA